TCTGAGGCCCAAATGTTGAATCAACTAGCTTTGAATATATGGAACCTTTTACCTTTTCCTTCTTCTCCATTAAGGTCTTCTTCATCTGCTCCATTAATACCAGAGTTAACACCCCTCCCCCTTCAAGTTGGAGGGGAGAGAAGAGACCCCCAACTTGCCAAGAATGGAAAAATGAGAAGGCCCTGACAAAGGTTTTGTGAAGATATCAGCGAGCTGGGAAGAAGACGGAACAAATCAATCTAGAGAGAAATTGTTGTCGCACAAAGTGACAATCGAGTTCCACATGTTTGGTACGTTCGTGGAAGACGGGATTGCGAGCTATATGTAAAGCTGCCTGACTATCAGAGTGAATAGGAATTGGAAGAGTCGGAGGTGCCGATAGATCTTGAAGGAGACGGTTCAACCAGGTTAATTCAGCAATAAGGCGACGCATTGAGCGATACTCTGCTTCCGCTGAAGACAAAGAGACGGAAACTTGCTTTTTGGACTTCCATGAAATGGGTGAACCTCCAAGACTTCTGAAATACCCACTAATGGATCTTCTGGAATCAACACACGAAGCCCAATCGGCATCACAAAAGGCAAGAATGGAAAAGGAAGGATCTTTGCTCATAAAAAGCCTTTGGGCAGGAGCAGTGCGCAGATAACGAAGAACTCTAAGAGCAGCTGAAAAATGGGGAACACAGGGAGTTTGCATAAACTGAAATACGTGTTGGACCGCAAATGAAAGATCTGGTCGGGTATGCGTCAAATAGTTGAGCTTGCCAATCAAGCGACGATAATAAGTGGTATCAGATAGTAAGCCACCAGTGTCAATGGAGAGCTTGCAAGAAGGATCCAAGGGAGAAGAGACCGGAGGAAGATGATCACAATTGAACTCAGAAAGGAGGTCAAGAGTGAACTTGCGCTGACTGATGATGACACCTTGTGGTTCTTGAAGTATTTCCAAACCTAGGAAATAATGTAAGTCCCCCAAATCTTTGACTTTAAATTCATCATTCAAGAAATCTTTTAATTTTACAATCTCTGATGGATCATTTCCAGTGAGTAAAATGTCATCGACATAAATAGCTACAATAGAAATTGAGTCCCCTAACCTCTTAAAGAATAGTGAATAATCATTGAGCGatgaagaataacctttaaagtttAAGGCAGCCCCTAATCGAGTGTACTACTATCGTGAGGCCTGTCGCAAACCATATAATGACTTTTGGAGTTTGCAAGCAAGGTTAGAATTTGTGAAAGGCAACCCATTAGGAAGCTTCATGTAAACTTCTTCTTGTAACTCACCATGTAAAAAGGCGTTATTCACATCTAGTTGAGATATATGCCATCCTTTTTTCACTGCCACAGCGAGAATGCATCTAATTGTGGTCATCTTGACCACTGGTGAATAGGTCTCGTTGAAATCTATGCCTTCTCACTGAATACCCCCTCGAATGACCAATCGTGCCTTTAATCTTTCAAGAGTTCCATTCGATTTGTGTTTCATCTTGTAAACCCATTTACAAGGTAAAGCCTTCTTTCCGGGTGGCAATTCAACCAACTCTCAAGTTTGATTTTGCTCCAGAGATGCAAGTTCAGAATCCATGGCTTTCTGCTATCCAGGGTGCATAGCAGCTCGAGAATAGCTTAGTGGCTCAGTGATAGTAGAAATAGTGTTGAGTTGCTGTTGGTTTGAAATTGAAAGAGCTGCAAATGGGAATATAGGGAGACTAAGGGGATGAGTGAAACAGGCAGCAGTCAAGTTAGTGAGATAAATAGAGTCACAAACAAAATTATTCAAATATGCAGGCCTGTTGTGTTCCCTTTGTGATCTTCTGGGAGTGGGAATAGGAGAGTGAGATGTAGGGGTGGAGACAGTAGGTGTAGAGGCAGGAGAAGGTGAGGAGATAGTAGAAGAGGGATCAGGAGAAGAGGGTATAGGAGGATCTTGTACAGTAGAAATAGAAGGAGTTTTAGTGAAGATGGGAtttgagaaagatgaagaagaaaatgGAAATTCAGTTTCATGGAAAAGTACATCTCTGGAAACAAACACCTTTCTAGTTTCTAGGTTAAAATGTTTATACCATTTTCTTTCCTGTGGATACCCTAGGAAAACACAAGGCATAGCTCTAGGTTCAAATTTGGCCCTATTGTGTGGTAAAGTAGAAGCATAGCAAATACACCCAAAGCATCTAAGGAAGCTATAATTGGGAGGTTTGCCAAAAATGAGTTCATATTGTGTTTTTCCATTTAGGATAGAAGATGGGAATCTATTGATGAGAAAAGTAGCAGTGAATAAACATTCTCCCCAGTAAATGATAGGAAGTTTAGATTGCTACAGTAAAGCCCTAGAAGTTTCCAAGAGATGGCTATGCTTCCTTTCAACGAtgccattttgttgaggagtagcAGTGCAAGAGGTTTGGTAAATGATTCCTTGTGAAGCAAAGAAATCAGAAATAGTAGAACCTCCTCCCAATTCTAATGCATTGTCAGACCTGATGACCTTAACTTTAGAATGAAATTGCCTTTCAACCATAGCTAAAAATACTTTAACAATGGAAAGCATTACTCTTAGCACTCAAAAGATAGGTCCAAGTTGCCCTACTATAATGATCAACTATGGTAAGGAAGTATTTGTATCCATCATAGGTAGGTGATTTATAGGGTCCCCAAGTATCAATGTGCACAAATTCAAACACAGTAGTAGATTTGATAGAGCTAAGAGGGAAAGGTAATCTGGATTGCCTTGCTAAGGGGCAGATTTCACAAATGCAATTAGAGTTAGGAATAGAGGAAATGAAACTGAACTTTATCATTGCAGAGAATGGAATGTGACTCAATCTAATATACCACAATTTTATATCTGGATTGCTTCCTTTAGGAACGGAAATAGAACTACAAGTTGAAGTACAACTAGTATGCAAAACTTTAGACTTAGAAATTACTAAAGTGCTGAAATATTTCTGAAGCTGACTAGAAGAAGAATTGAGAAAGTAAATCCCATTCCTTGCTTCACCAAGAACCAGAGGGATCTACACTGAAATGCCCTGCATAAGACAACAAGCAGGAGAAAACATGAGATTGCATATCATTTGTTTGCAGAATTTTTGCACTGATATAAGGTTAATTCTAAATAAAGGAACAAGAAGCACATTATGTAGGATGAGATTAGGATAAAGAGTGATTGTCCCCCCATGAGTGACCTTAACTCTAAATGAATTAGGCAAGTTAATAAACAAAGGCGTGGACAAAAGGGCAAGAGAGATGAAGAATTGAGAGTCAAAGGACATATGCTCCGAGGCCCCTAAATCTATGATCCAAAAGTTAGAGTTAGCGCAGGTCAAGTATGCCACAGGATTGTGGAAAATGTTACCAGCACATTGAACCATATTAGCTTGCACATCTGAAGGCTCTGAAGGTGAGGTTCCAGTATCACTGATCTGGACATTCTGAATGAGTTGAATTAGTTGAGAGAACTGAGCTTGTGAAAGAGAGCTTCCTCTCACTTGATTTGCAAAAGGGAGTTAAACATTTCCTTGGGACAACATTGCTCCTTATTCCACCTTGCATCTTTGTTGTTTTAGTGAACTTAAAATCTGAAGGGAAACCAATTATTCGATAGTATTTGTCAACTGAATGGCCTGGTTTCTTGCAATGAGAACAAATCAAGTTATTCTTCCTCCCTTTAAAGTCTGATGATTGAGATTTCTGACCTAAAATATTTTGACGTGTGGCTAGGAAAGAAGAAGAGTCACCAGGAAACTGAGGATTCACATATACTTCCCTTTGCCTCTCATCTTGAACCAACAGAGAATAGGCAATATTGATGTTGGGGAGAGGGGACATCATTAGGATGTTGCTCCTAACAGGAGAATATGTATCATTCAAGCCCATGAAAAATTGAATCAACCTTTCATCTTGAAGAGACTTAACCAATTTCACCTAGCCACCACAGGTGCAGGCACAAGAACAGGTAACAGTAGTGTAAATAACATCAAGTTCATCCCATAATAGCTTCAATTTAGTGAAATAGCCAACAATATCACTTGATCCTTGCATTAAGTCACTTATTTCCTTTTGTAGGTGATAGAGTTTAGCCTCATTGGATTGGACAAACCTATCCTCAAGATCTGTCCAAAGAGCTTGAGCAGATTTGGAGTAAAGAACACTGACAACAATTTCCTTTGAAAGGGAGTTGAGTAACCAAGAGGTTACCATATCATTACACCGAGTCCACAAGTTAAAAGAGGTAGAATCAGAGGCAGGAGCAGAGCAACTCCCATCAATGAAGCCCAACTTATTTTTAGCGGAAAGGGCAATGAGAAGAGACCTCCTCCAACCTCCATAGCCACGACCATCGAAAACAGAAGAGACGAGAGTCATACCGGGTGAATCTGATGGGTGAAGAAAATAAGGATGGCTAGCATCAATAGTAGGAGAGGTGCTAGAACCACCATCCTTAGAAGGAGCATCAGATGAAGACACCATCTTTAGAAGGAGCAGAAGAAGTCCAGAATCTAagtgtgctctgataccatgtaaaaGAGTGAAGTAAACGAGAGAGTATTGAACAATTTTCTACTTGCTTCTTTCATTGAATGTGTACCTATTTGTACAACTTATGAGCTAAGAGAATAAAATAATAATCAATAAAACCTTCATAGAGTTTGTCTGACTAGTGTTGGCTAAAGGACTGACAAAATAACTACCTAAAGAATCCTATATAACAAAATCATGTGGGAATAGAAAGATCCAGAATGGGATCCAATATTTTAACTCTATCTAATTGATGTGTCTATACAAATTGGCAGACGGCCCAATTGTCACTAAATGAGCAGGCGGCCCAATTGTCTGATTTGTCTGAGGCCCAATTGTCTGATTTGTCCGAGGCCCAAATGTTGAATCAACCAGCTTTGAATATATGGAACCTTTACCTTTTCCTCCATTAACGTCTTTTTCATCTGCTCCATTAATACCAGAGTTAACAGGGCAAAAAAACTATTCTCCTGTGCTTATTTACAAAGTTCGTCCATTAAAAATTTACACAACACAATTTCGTACGTTGTATACCTTTAGGATATACAAATTACATAATCGTATACGTCGAAAGTATACTAAAAATAGTTAAAGCACACTATTGTATACTAATAATATATTATTAAGGCATAAAATATGTGAATTTTATAcctggatggtataaaatgtACATACTTGATGAGTATTTTATAAATAATTTTTCTTAACTATGTAGTATGTACATTATAatatcttttaaaataaaattttctggTAATTATTTTTGGCCGCATAGCATTCTCGTTATTCCGTTAAAACCCCAAAAGAAACCCACATAAAAGAAACACCAATATTGATTAATATACTAATTGGCTGAATCATGACCCGATTGACCTGACCCGTTTTGGAAATCCGGTCTTTTCTTTTTGCCGGTTCCCCGAGCTCGGTCAATGCCCTCTCCGCTTAATCCCAgtttgaaaaggaaaaggaaaattcagtgaATGAGCGGGACATGAATAATAATAAGAGGAAAAGGATGAAGCTGAGTCATTGGAGcttcaccttcttcttcttctacttttAACAATTATGGCCTCTTCTGATTCCCAGCGTCGCTGCGTTTTTGGttagttttttcttctttttttcttcctaATTCTCTTTATCTATCAATTAGTTTATGAAATACTATTTGGATAATTGTAATTCCGCCTAGTGTTGCTTAATTACTCGAAAAGATTGAAGCTTTAGCCCACTGGGTATACTGGGGGTTGGCAATTCAATCCAATTTAAGTTGCTTCTGTACTATAATTGTATATTGGAATAAAATATTTAGCTGAATGTGGATTTATTTTTGTGGGTGATTTAGTTGGGAATATACCATATGATGCTACTGAGGAGCAACTAATTCAAATCTGTGAGGAGGTTGGACCAGTTGTTTCCTTCAGGTGgagtatattttttctttttgcccTCTCACTTATTTAACACAGCAGTTGTTTTATCTTTTGTTTTTTATTTAGTTAAAGCGGATGAATTAGTTTCTCGTAGCAGGACATAGAAGAGTTTGTCCTATTGCAAGTTTTGAACTTTCAAGTGCACTAATATTTCGAGTACATGTAAGAAATGGGAAAGATTGTAAAACGAAATACTATTTTAACCTTTTCGTCGCAATTTGGTGTTCCAAGTATATGTTAGTTTgctgattgaggatttgaggtgACTAATGGATAGAGTGAACTTGACAGCTAGAAAAGCATATATCGTTTTTAGTATAAAAATGAATGCATGAACTTTCTACTGCAGCTGGTCGAAAAACTTTTCCCTGGCAATGATTTTAAAATTCTTTCTAGAGGGCGTTATGTGGAGGATGACCGACTGAAGGAGGTTCTTTTTAGTCTAATAAGAGATGATTATTCCCCTTTACTCTCTCATATTTGGATGCGTCTACCTAGCATTTCCATCTTTTGACTCGTTCTGTTTCTCTTCCTCAGATTAGTGATTGATAGAGAAACTGGGAAACCAAAAGGTTATGGATTCTGCGAATACAAGGATGAAGAGACTGCCTTGAGTGCTCGTCGTAACCTTCAAGGGTACGAGATAAATGGTCGGCAGCTAAGAGTTGATTTTGCTGAAAATGATAAAAATTCTGACAGAAATCGTGACCAGGTAAGATATTTAGACGTCCTTAGTCAATTATTCTTACGAGTACATCCTTGACAATAATTAGTATAGTGTGTTTCTTTCATTAGCTGGTCTCTTAATTTCTTGTCCCTGGATTGAGCAGCCATTTTCAAGTTTGTTTGAGCTGCATGTCTCAACTAAAATGTCCATATATATCAAAAGTTATTGGTTTTTATGCTACTCAACGACTGGCTATTTCAGAATAGTCATGATTGTGTTAGTGGAATTATGGAAATGATTAAATTTCATACAAGCCGGTGTTGGCATTTCATTAGGTTCTGTTGGGGATGAACTTATTCTTTATTAGGATATCCAACATTAATATCACTGGTTTTATCCTGTTTAATGACCATTAAAACTGGTACCTGGGTGCTTTAACCATTTTAGCTACCTACAATTTACTCACTTATCCTCTGGAGTTTCTACTTTTGCTTCTATGGTGAATCACCTATCTGACTTACTTCTGTGAATTTCTTTGTAGTCGTTCGTGGACTTTTTGGGGTCACATCTTACTCAAACTTTTCTGTATTTTGATCCAGTCTTATCTTGATCCGTTCATCTAAACTAGTCATTAGCACATAAAATTGTTGAAGTAGTGTGTTCATAATAACAAAGCTTCAGAGATATAGTTTGTTCAATTGGAAGAGTCTTGGTTACCCTTATATCCCAAATTAACTGTCTTACTTTCTATGTTGGGTTAAAAAAGACTTTTTTGATGAAGTAAAGATACTTACATTGATAGCGGCATCCAGAAGATGTAAATTACAATAGTCGGATGTGACTCCTACACAGAACTCAAGGAGTCAATGAAGTCCAAAAACTGATTTAGACCATTTATGTCCCCATGTTTTTACCAACCAAAATGGTTGGAAAGGCATTTAGCTTTTTATCTCTGGAATTGTCACTGAAGTCTCTTACAttatcaaaaaaagaaaatggCACTGAAGTCTCGTCAAAATATCGTGCGCTGTCTCTTCCTGCTAGACCAATGCCGGGGGTGCTATCCGAAACAATAAATCTTTCCCCCATGGATAAGTACTGCTTTTCCGCATATCCAATTTCTTCTCAAATCTTCTATTTTGCCACACATCAGATGCTTTCTGTTTTGCCACCAAATGTAGACCCAAGTAAGTAGCAGGAATTGTCCTGTTTTGCACCCCAAAATCATAGCTAACTGAATATTTTCCACCCCATTAACTGGATAAAGAAGGCTCTTGCTCATGTAAATGTGTAAACCCGAGAGGGCTTCAACGGCCAGCAATATAATTCTTTGATTGAAATGAAGACTTATTCGCTACAATGTTCAAGTTATCAACTTTTTGTTATCAAAAAGGTGCAATTTTCCTCATTTTTATACTAAAGCCCAAATTCTTTAAAAAGTTAACTTATCTATATTGTTGGCTCACTTTCATTTAAATACATCAAAACTTCAACTGATACCTTAACAGTTGTGCCCAAACAGAACACTGTTCTTAAATTAAGATAAAAGGAGCACTTCTTAATATTCaaactaggggtgttcataaaaatccgaaaatccgaaccaaaccgaaaaccaaaccaaaccgaccaaaaaaaccgatactttttggtttggtttggttttggttttgaaatttaaaaaccgatcaaatttggtttggttttggtttaattaaaaaaaaccgaaccaaaccaagtataggagtagctattttaaatttattgttacacctatatatatgtatatttttgtacaaagttttaaaatttttatagtaaatattaatcgtttgcacttttagtatagttctttacctttacattctagtttaattggtagttttcttttgttaagtgtaagaatctatttcatgttaagaatatatttttaattgagtccttaaattattcatcactattttttccaattatcatcaatatatcttggtaaataataaatttctcaaagggcaattgatttgatagtgttacgttgaaaatgtggtcgccgaaatgtgtgtttggtagtgtatgtcttaatttaagaaaaaaccgacaaataaccgaaaaaaccgaaaaaccgacataaaccgaatcaagaaaaaaccgacttaattggtttggtttggttcaaatatttaaaaaaccgacttacttggtttagtttctttttagggaaaaaccgatccaaaccgaaccataaACACCCCTAATTCAAACTCCTCTTGATGAAGATGGCGGAAGCATAAATATTGTGAGAGAACTTAATGTTTGAAGTATTATC
This sequence is a window from Nicotiana sylvestris chromosome 3, ASM39365v2, whole genome shotgun sequence. Protein-coding genes within it:
- the LOC104215692 gene encoding uncharacterized protein: MVSSSDAPSKDGGSSTSPTIDASHPYFLHPSDSPGMTLVSSVFDGRGYGGWRRSLLIALSAKNKLGFIDGSCSAPASDSTSFNLWTRCNDMVTSWLLNSLSKEIVVSVLYSKSAQALWTDLEDRFVQSNEAKLYHLQKEISDLMQGSSDIVGYFTKLKLLWDELDVKLVKSLQDERLIQFFMGLNDTYSPVRSNILMMSPLPNINIAYSLLVQDERQREVYVNPQFPGDSSSFLATRQNILGQKSQSSDFKGRKNNLICSHCKKPGHSVDKYYRIIGFPSDFKFTKTTKMQGGIRSNNVQISDTGTSPSEPSDVQANMVQCAVFLAMVERQFHSKVKVIRSDNALELGGGSTISDFFASQGIIYQTSCTATPQQNGIVERKHSHLLETSRALL